From Psychroflexus torquis ATCC 700755, the proteins below share one genomic window:
- a CDS encoding amidohydrolase produces MKIFISIFSIASLLLSSCQSKEEVDLLVINAKAYTVDADFTTAEAFAVTDGKIVDLGSTSDLNSKYTAKETLDAEQKTILPGLIDAHAHLYNLGLKLSRVDLDGTVSYKDVISRVQEFKKKFPETEYIIGGGWDQNDWAIKEFPTKDTLDLLFPDTPVALTRIDGHAMIVNQKALDKANIDESTPVFGGEIVQNNGKLTGILIDNPMAKIRVTFPELDKAAQITALKSAEDIAISLGLTSLVDAGLNSDVIHLIDDLQNAGELKMRIYAMIRNNKENISEFLESGILKTDRLNVRSVKVYADGALGSRGAALKEPYSDKEDHFGSMIIDLNDFKTLAARLYNSEFQMNTHAIGDSANSVVLKTYDSLLQNDENRRWRVEHAQVMDDRDFKYFDGENIIPSVQPTHATSDMYWAEDRLGEQRTGFAYAYKTLLDNAGKVALGTDFPIENVNPFLTFYAAVARQDLENYPEGGFNPDEKLSREETLKGMTIWAAYANFEDQEKGSLEPGKFADFILVDQDPMKVELNKIPATKVLSTYIGGEKVYSLN; encoded by the coding sequence ATGAAAATATTTATTTCTATCTTTTCAATAGCATCTTTATTATTGTCTTCTTGTCAGTCTAAAGAAGAAGTGGATCTCTTAGTTATCAATGCTAAAGCGTATACAGTAGATGCAGATTTTACTACTGCTGAAGCTTTTGCTGTAACGGACGGGAAAATAGTAGACCTAGGATCAACTTCAGATTTAAATTCGAAATATACGGCTAAGGAAACTCTAGATGCTGAACAGAAAACGATCCTGCCAGGACTTATAGATGCCCACGCCCATTTGTATAATTTAGGTTTAAAATTAAGCCGTGTTGATTTAGATGGAACTGTGAGCTATAAAGATGTGATCTCAAGGGTTCAAGAGTTTAAAAAGAAATTTCCTGAAACAGAATATATCATCGGTGGAGGATGGGATCAAAATGATTGGGCCATAAAAGAATTTCCAACAAAAGATACTCTAGACTTACTATTTCCTGATACTCCAGTGGCACTTACCAGAATAGATGGACATGCGATGATTGTAAATCAAAAAGCCTTAGATAAAGCTAATATTGACGAATCTACACCGGTTTTTGGAGGAGAAATAGTCCAAAATAATGGAAAGCTAACAGGAATTCTAATCGATAATCCAATGGCTAAAATTAGAGTTACATTTCCAGAATTGGATAAAGCGGCTCAAATTACTGCCTTAAAATCTGCTGAAGATATTGCTATTTCCTTAGGACTTACGAGTCTAGTAGATGCGGGTTTAAATTCTGATGTGATTCATTTAATAGATGACTTGCAAAATGCTGGTGAGTTAAAAATGAGGATTTATGCGATGATAAGGAACAATAAAGAAAATATAAGTGAATTTTTAGAGTCGGGTATTTTAAAAACAGACCGTTTAAATGTGAGGTCTGTAAAAGTATATGCAGATGGTGCTTTAGGCTCTAGAGGTGCAGCTTTAAAAGAGCCGTACTCAGATAAAGAAGATCATTTTGGAAGTATGATTATTGACCTAAATGATTTTAAAACTTTAGCGGCTAGATTATATAATTCTGAATTTCAAATGAATACTCACGCTATCGGTGATTCTGCAAATTCCGTAGTGCTAAAAACCTATGATAGTTTACTTCAGAATGATGAGAACAGAAGGTGGAGAGTAGAACATGCTCAAGTCATGGACGATAGGGATTTTAAATATTTTGATGGCGAGAACATTATTCCATCTGTTCAACCTACCCATGCTACAAGTGATATGTACTGGGCAGAAGATCGTCTTGGCGAACAAAGAACTGGATTTGCCTATGCTTATAAAACTCTTTTGGATAATGCTGGTAAAGTTGCTTTAGGAACAGATTTCCCCATCGAAAATGTAAACCCTTTTCTCACCTTTTATGCTGCTGTAGCTAGACAAGATTTAGAAAACTATCCTGAAGGAGGTTTTAATCCTGATGAAAAACTGTCTAGAGAAGAAACTTTGAAGGGGATGACCATATGGGCTGCTTATGCCAATTTTGAAGACCAAGAAAAAGGAAGTTTAGAGCCAGGAAAATTTGCTGATTTTATCCTTGTCGATCAAGATCCAATGAAAGTGGAATTAAATAAAATTCCTGCTACTAAAGTACTTTCCACTTATATAGGCGGCGAAAAGGTCTATAGCCTTAATTAA
- a CDS encoding class I SAM-dependent methyltransferase, translating to MDSNPKDIFGLAVENHYKRRDLTPIIVHSENFYDDKIPVEYLFRTYEEMPEIEQKAIQLSTGTTLDVGCCAGSHSLELKKRGLDVLPIDISKKCIEICKERGLPEAAHIDFFTLKDKTFDTILLLMNGIGIAKTIKNLPVFFSQIKTLLKPDGQVLLDSSDLIFLHENEIMDDNKYYGEIKYSTSYKKQTSRLFPWLYLDFELLKELSEKEGFNCELIYSDDHYGFLAKLKLN from the coding sequence TTGGATTCTAACCCTAAAGATATATTCGGCTTGGCTGTAGAAAATCACTACAAAAGACGAGATCTAACTCCTATTATTGTTCATTCTGAAAACTTTTATGATGATAAAATTCCAGTAGAATATTTATTTCGAACTTATGAAGAAATGCCAGAAATTGAGCAGAAAGCAATCCAACTCTCAACAGGCACAACTCTGGATGTTGGCTGCTGTGCAGGAAGCCATAGTTTAGAATTAAAAAAAAGAGGTCTAGACGTATTGCCGATAGATATTTCTAAAAAATGCATTGAGATTTGTAAAGAGAGAGGTTTGCCTGAAGCTGCGCACATCGATTTCTTTACTTTAAAAGATAAGACCTTTGACACCATACTCCTATTAATGAATGGCATAGGCATAGCTAAAACGATTAAAAACCTACCTGTTTTCTTTAGTCAAATCAAAACTCTTCTAAAGCCTGATGGTCAAGTATTGCTAGACTCTTCAGACTTGATTTTTCTCCACGAGAATGAAATCATGGATGATAATAAATATTATGGGGAAATAAAATATTCCACGAGTTATAAAAAGCAAACCTCTCGACTATTTCCATGGTTGTATCTGGACTTCGAGTTGCTAAAAGAATTATCAGAAAAAGAAGGATTCAACTGTGAATTAATTTATTCCGATGATCACTACGGCTTCCTAGCCAAGCTAAAACTTAATTAA
- a CDS encoding pyridoxal phosphate-dependent decarboxylase family protein — MQADLKVFQKISQKLIDYEQKEGVTKPIEANQLFETLDLDLDEEGLDEEKFESLLEDVVLSTPRTSTKLFFNQLFGGRSHKGTLGELLAVMLNNSMYTYKVGGPQVGIEKAIIDKVCKMLNFGKNADGTFPPGGSMSNFMAMLMGRDAYNRDIKLEGVSEKMIIYTSDTSHYSITKNAMFGGIGISQIRKIETDKFGKMKPLALQNQIEEDMKHGFQPFFVNATAGTTVLGAFDDIEAIHHITKNYKNLWLHVDGAYCGSVIFSEKYKHLVDGVEHADSFSFNAHKMLNVPLSCSILITKEKHNLKHSFACDADYLYQTDGDEYNLGKTSLQCGRRNDALKFWTLWKSVGTKGLEQMVNQQFDLAETARTYIENHSDYKLYSYEDSISVCFNYKNIDPKDLCNSLYQDGKLMVGYGEFDGETFVRLVTINSTNRDKDILNFFKVMETYVAEKHEDLVTL, encoded by the coding sequence ATGCAAGCAGACCTTAAAGTATTTCAAAAAATTTCACAAAAACTTATAGATTACGAGCAAAAAGAGGGGGTTACAAAACCAATTGAAGCCAATCAACTTTTTGAAACTTTGGATCTGGATTTAGATGAAGAAGGACTTGATGAAGAAAAGTTTGAATCTTTACTAGAGGATGTCGTTTTAAGCACTCCTAGAACGTCTACAAAATTATTTTTTAACCAATTATTTGGTGGTCGAAGTCATAAAGGTACTTTAGGAGAACTCTTAGCTGTAATGCTCAACAACAGCATGTACACTTACAAAGTTGGAGGACCACAAGTGGGTATTGAAAAGGCTATTATAGATAAGGTTTGCAAAATGTTAAATTTTGGAAAAAATGCAGATGGCACCTTTCCTCCTGGTGGATCTATGAGTAATTTTATGGCTATGCTTATGGGTAGAGATGCTTATAACAGAGATATAAAGCTTGAAGGTGTTTCTGAAAAAATGATCATTTACACCTCAGATACTTCGCACTACTCCATTACCAAAAACGCCATGTTCGGCGGAATCGGGATCTCACAGATAAGAAAAATCGAAACTGATAAGTTTGGAAAAATGAAGCCTTTAGCACTTCAAAATCAAATTGAAGAAGACATGAAGCACGGATTTCAGCCATTTTTCGTAAATGCTACTGCAGGGACAACTGTTTTGGGAGCTTTTGATGATATTGAAGCTATACATCATATCACAAAAAATTATAAAAACCTATGGCTGCATGTGGATGGGGCGTATTGTGGCTCGGTGATTTTTAGTGAAAAGTATAAACACCTAGTCGATGGAGTTGAGCACGCAGACTCCTTTAGTTTTAATGCTCATAAGATGTTGAACGTTCCTTTGAGTTGTTCTATCTTGATTACTAAAGAAAAACACAACCTTAAGCACTCCTTTGCCTGCGATGCTGATTACCTTTATCAAACGGATGGAGATGAATATAATTTAGGAAAAACCTCCTTACAATGTGGCCGAAGAAATGATGCTCTTAAATTTTGGACCTTATGGAAATCCGTTGGAACCAAAGGCTTAGAACAAATGGTGAATCAACAATTTGACTTGGCAGAAACGGCTAGAACTTATATTGAAAACCACTCCGACTATAAATTGTATTCTTACGAAGACTCCATTTCTGTATGCTTCAATTATAAAAACATAGATCCGAAAGATTTGTGCAATTCATTATACCAAGATGGAAAATTAATGGTGGGTTATGGTGAGTTTGATGGTGAAACTTTTGTAAGACTTGTCACCATAAACAGCACTAATAGAGACAAAGATATTTTGAATTTCTTCAAAGTAATGGAAACTTATGTTGCTGAAAAACACGAAGATCTAGTGACACTTTAA
- a CDS encoding cysteine dioxygenase, whose translation MESITSLKKLLEILPTCKGQDYFEIAKHLSIPEEDLSPYAFWCQETYTRNCVSRTSNYELLLLCWEEGQETPIHCHNGEECWVYLAEGKLREKRYAEIDGDLEKTADVQMTQSRLSYMNDALGYHSLHNLDKGRSISLHLYVGPIDECSVYKTEKDKFVFKELDYYSKNGEKLSHHK comes from the coding sequence TTGGAAAGCATTACATCTTTAAAGAAACTTTTAGAAATATTACCAACTTGTAAGGGACAAGATTATTTTGAAATTGCAAAACACCTGTCAATTCCAGAAGAGGATTTATCGCCTTATGCATTTTGGTGTCAAGAGACCTACACGAGGAACTGTGTTTCTAGAACCTCTAACTATGAATTACTTTTATTATGTTGGGAAGAAGGGCAAGAAACTCCCATTCATTGTCATAATGGAGAAGAGTGTTGGGTGTATTTGGCTGAAGGGAAGCTTAGAGAAAAACGATATGCCGAGATAGATGGTGATTTAGAAAAAACAGCAGATGTGCAGATGACTCAAAGCCGTTTATCCTACATGAACGACGCCTTAGGGTATCATTCTTTGCATAATCTTGACAAAGGCCGATCTATAAGTCTTCACCTTTATGTGGGACCTATAGATGAATGCTCTGTTTATAAAACAGAAAAAGATAAATTTGTATTTAAGGAATTAGACTATTATTCCAAAAACGGAGAAAAACTTTCACATCATAAATAA
- a CDS encoding 1,4-dihydroxy-2-naphthoyl-CoA synthase, giving the protein MNWTTAKKYTDITYKKSNGVARIAFNRPDVRNAFRPKTVNELFDAFLDAREDTSIGVVLFTGEGPSSKDGKYAFCSGGDQNARGHQGYVDDDGTPRLNILEVQRLIRFMPKVVIAVVPGWAVGGGHSLHVVCDLTLASKEHAIFKQTDADVTSFDGGYGSAYLAKMVGQKKAREIFFLGRNYSAQDAFEMGMVNAVIPHEELESTAYDWAQEILEKSPTSIKMLKFAFNATDDGMVGQQVFAGEATRLAYMTEEAKEGRDAFLEKRKPNFKNIKWFS; this is encoded by the coding sequence ATGAATTGGACTACTGCTAAAAAGTATACAGATATTACTTATAAAAAATCTAATGGTGTCGCAAGGATAGCTTTTAACAGGCCAGACGTGAGGAATGCTTTTCGTCCTAAAACGGTTAATGAACTTTTTGATGCTTTTTTAGATGCCAGGGAAGACACTAGTATTGGCGTGGTTTTATTTACGGGTGAAGGCCCATCTTCTAAAGATGGTAAATATGCATTTTGCAGTGGAGGAGATCAAAATGCAAGAGGTCACCAAGGCTATGTAGATGACGATGGTACGCCAAGGCTCAATATCCTTGAAGTACAAAGATTAATTCGCTTTATGCCTAAAGTAGTCATTGCCGTTGTGCCAGGCTGGGCTGTTGGTGGGGGTCACTCTTTACATGTAGTTTGTGATTTGACGCTGGCGAGTAAAGAGCATGCTATATTTAAACAAACCGATGCAGATGTAACGAGTTTTGATGGCGGATATGGTTCTGCTTATCTTGCTAAAATGGTAGGTCAAAAGAAAGCTAGAGAAATATTTTTCCTAGGCAGAAACTACAGTGCACAAGACGCTTTTGAAATGGGAATGGTGAATGCGGTGATTCCTCATGAAGAATTAGAGTCTACAGCTTATGATTGGGCTCAAGAAATACTTGAAAAATCTCCAACCTCTATCAAAATGCTAAAATTTGCATTTAATGCTACAGATGATGGTATGGTTGGACAACAAGTTTTTGCAGGAGAGGCTACTAGGTTAGCCTACATGACAGAAGAAGCAAAAGAGGGGAGGGATGCCTTTTTAGAAAAAAGAAAACCAAACTTTAAAAATATCAAATGGTTTTCATAA
- a CDS encoding PH domain-containing protein, translated as MNFENLEVHLDELPDFKSVELNLVQKRYKRLIWINEGLVFILLFALPIVAFFIEPVPLWIPIVVLCILSLVLAIRATEIEKGFPLRLFGIRQYDIIYQSGFFYFTETVIPYNRIQHVEIKQGPLSRFYNLYSLRLYTAGASSGDLIIDGLDKETAQKLKAKVLAKTTIIDE; from the coding sequence ATGAATTTTGAAAATTTAGAAGTGCATCTTGATGAGTTACCAGATTTTAAATCTGTTGAGCTTAATTTAGTTCAAAAACGATATAAGAGACTGATCTGGATAAATGAGGGGCTTGTCTTTATCTTGCTTTTTGCGTTACCGATTGTAGCTTTCTTTATTGAACCTGTTCCTCTATGGATCCCTATTGTGGTCTTATGCATCTTAAGCCTTGTTTTAGCGATAAGAGCAACTGAGATTGAAAAAGGTTTCCCCTTGAGGTTATTTGGAATAAGACAATACGATATTATTTACCAATCTGGCTTCTTTTATTTTACAGAGACTGTGATTCCTTATAATAGAATACAGCACGTAGAGATCAAACAGGGTCCGCTTTCTCGATTTTACAACTTGTATTCTTTAAGACTGTATACTGCCGGCGCTTCTTCGGGAGACTTAATTATAGATGGGTTGGATAAAGAGACCGCTCAAAAATTAAAGGCTAAAGTTCTGGCTAAAACCACTATTATAGATGAGTAA
- a CDS encoding PH domain-containing protein, translating into MSNIDFSIPRLQSFNGIFLIFFTDLIKRVRQNIYILAIPFFKKNLIQDYGTYIIIGAILFVVLQFVFSYLSYKKFKFSIQEDAFHLDQGVIKLSHVEIPFERIQNINLQQNFLQQILNVVGFEIETAGEGTAEIKIKALDKDFAQSLKDKLIKEKELRGDDELQILEDESALDSKLDEHSKRVEEPSLLFKLNFNTLLKVGISSNLFKGVGLLLAFLAYAYNFVRDFLTQIYDLNLEEDFKNRIPETLTFISILIIGVIFIGFFITVMTTVLKYYDLKITKNQENFEVEYGLFKKINKVIKKVKTQIFEIRTNPIKKLFKIKSIYVSQAASNQLSEKQKIGIVGVSKLNLDTLFRSLFNVDLSEQVYSVCRSQARLFFRYFYQSLAIIIILSLLAYAFYFNWVSGIGIFLLLLIFISLSILKVKKSSIGINPTFINVRNGSIETIHKLIEIHKLQSVKLRRNIFQQYNGHADLILETASGSLNIEYLKVEEARKILNYLIYKVESTHKDWI; encoded by the coding sequence ATGAGTAATATAGACTTCTCAATTCCTAGATTACAATCCTTTAATGGTATTTTCCTTATCTTTTTTACAGACCTGATAAAGCGAGTCCGTCAAAATATTTATATTTTGGCAATTCCCTTCTTCAAGAAAAACTTAATACAAGATTACGGTACTTATATTATTATAGGAGCAATTTTATTTGTTGTTCTTCAATTTGTCTTCTCGTATCTATCCTATAAAAAGTTTAAATTTTCTATTCAAGAAGATGCTTTTCATTTAGATCAAGGAGTCATAAAATTAAGTCATGTTGAAATTCCTTTTGAGAGAATTCAAAATATCAATCTTCAACAGAATTTTTTGCAACAGATTTTAAATGTAGTGGGTTTTGAAATTGAAACAGCTGGCGAAGGAACTGCCGAAATTAAAATTAAAGCCTTAGACAAAGATTTTGCTCAATCTTTAAAAGATAAACTCATTAAAGAAAAAGAGCTGAGAGGAGATGATGAACTGCAAATTTTGGAGGATGAAAGTGCTTTGGATTCTAAACTAGATGAACATTCCAAAAGGGTCGAAGAGCCTTCATTGCTCTTTAAATTGAATTTCAATACTTTACTAAAGGTAGGTATTAGTTCCAATCTTTTTAAGGGAGTTGGCTTATTACTTGCATTTTTAGCTTATGCCTATAACTTCGTCCGGGATTTCTTAACTCAAATCTATGATCTCAATCTTGAGGAAGATTTTAAAAATAGAATTCCTGAAACTCTAACATTTATTTCAATTTTAATTATTGGTGTTATATTCATTGGTTTTTTTATCACGGTAATGACTACGGTCTTAAAATATTATGATTTAAAAATTACCAAAAACCAAGAAAATTTTGAGGTGGAGTATGGTCTCTTTAAAAAAATCAATAAAGTCATAAAAAAAGTAAAAACCCAAATTTTTGAGATAAGGACAAATCCAATAAAGAAGCTGTTTAAAATAAAGAGCATATACGTGAGCCAAGCAGCTTCCAATCAACTTTCTGAAAAGCAAAAAATAGGAATTGTTGGAGTTTCTAAGCTAAATTTGGATACGCTTTTTAGATCTTTGTTTAATGTAGATCTGTCGGAGCAAGTGTACAGCGTTTGTAGATCACAAGCCAGACTTTTTTTTAGATATTTTTACCAAAGTTTGGCTATTATAATAATCCTTTCGCTATTAGCTTATGCTTTCTATTTTAATTGGGTAAGTGGAATTGGTATTTTTCTCCTACTGCTTATATTTATTTCTCTCTCTATTTTAAAAGTGAAAAAAAGCAGTATAGGAATAAATCCAACTTTTATAAATGTAAGGAATGGTTCTATTGAAACAATTCACAAACTTATTGAAATTCACAAGTTACAATCGGTTAAGCTTAGAAGAAATATTTTTCAGCAGTATAATGGTCACGCCGATTTAATTTTGGAAACAGCTTCAGGCTCTCTTAATATAGAATATTTAAAAGTGGAGGAGGCTAGAAAGATTTTGAATTATTTAATATATAAGGTGGAATCAACTCATAAAGATTGGATTTAA
- a CDS encoding PAS domain-containing protein, with product MKRGPLLSWDIYSVHVFNFLKSLKKKKDIERLVEFQNKFKWDFQIEETLFNTEYKAIIITDDNQKIIWVNDGFKDMTGYSLAFLKDKSPRILQGEKTSRVALDQIRAQLATDSFCQTSMVNYRKDGSEYMCEIKIYPVHNSNHKVKHYIALENEALLN from the coding sequence ATGAAGAGAGGACCGTTATTATCATGGGATATTTATTCTGTACATGTTTTTAATTTCTTAAAGTCACTTAAGAAAAAGAAAGATATTGAAAGGTTAGTAGAATTCCAAAATAAATTCAAATGGGATTTCCAAATAGAGGAAACCCTTTTTAATACTGAATATAAAGCCATAATAATTACTGATGATAATCAGAAAATTATTTGGGTTAATGACGGATTCAAAGATATGACTGGTTATAGTTTAGCTTTTCTTAAAGATAAAAGCCCTAGGATTTTACAAGGTGAAAAAACGTCAAGAGTAGCCTTAGATCAAATCAGAGCTCAGTTAGCAACAGATTCCTTTTGCCAAACTTCAATGGTAAATTATAGAAAAGATGGAAGTGAATATATGTGTGAGATAAAGATTTACCCTGTTCATAACTCAAACCATAAAGTGAAGCACTACATAGCACTTGAAAATGAGGCCTTGCTTAATTAA
- a CDS encoding alpha-ketoacid dehydrogenase subunit alpha/beta has product MQDKIQKEDISFEDFKKEVLEDYKMAVTSRECSLLGRREVLTGKAKFGIFGDGKEIPQLAWAKCFKNGDFRSGYYRDQTFMMAIGQLSIQQFFAGLYANTNLSDEPMSGGRQMGGHFMTHSLNEDGSWKNLTEQKNSSADISPTAGQMPRLLGLAQASKIYRHVKGIQNSDQFSIDGNEIAWGTIGNASTSEGLFWETFNAAGVMQVPMVINVWDDDYGISVHARKQTTKENISEILKGFQKEKDTNGYEILVVKGWDYPALIEAYQKAEKIAREQHVPVLIHVVEVTQPQGHSTSGSHERYKSEDRLQWEKEHDCNLKMREWIISNGFAIDEELIDLEKSIKKDVRKGKQDAWTAFGKTAKSENKTVISLLTNLANSTENKSSVMSLVEELKNNDEPLKSVVLASARKALRYVRREETSAKTQLIQWMDDFVERTQPDYSSHLWSEYKGRATQIESIEPTYADDAKEVDARIILRDNFDKIFETRPETLIFGEDSGEIGDVNQGLEGLQEKYGELRVADTGIREATILGQGIGMSLRGLRPIAEIQYLDYLLYALQIMSDDLATTAYRSKGKQKSPLIVRTRGHRLEGIWHSGSPMGGILNLIRGINVLVPRNMTKAAGFYNTMLDSDEPALIVECLNGYRLKEKRPNNFGEFKTPVGEVETIRKGRDITVVSYGSTLRIIEQAAKELEDVDINIEIIDCQSLVPFDLNHDIVKSLENTNRLLVVDEDVPGGASAYILQQIIDVQDGYRFLDSKPQTLTAKAHRPAYGTDGDYFSKPSTEDVFEKIYAIMNEFKPSDYPKLK; this is encoded by the coding sequence ATGCAAGATAAAATTCAAAAAGAAGATATTTCTTTTGAAGATTTCAAGAAAGAAGTATTAGAAGATTATAAAATGGCCGTCACTAGTCGTGAGTGCAGTTTGTTGGGAAGACGTGAGGTATTGACAGGTAAGGCTAAGTTTGGAATATTTGGGGATGGTAAAGAAATCCCTCAACTCGCTTGGGCAAAATGCTTCAAAAACGGTGATTTCCGTTCAGGCTACTATAGAGATCAAACCTTTATGATGGCTATTGGTCAATTATCAATACAACAGTTTTTTGCAGGTTTATATGCTAATACAAATCTTAGTGATGAACCTATGTCTGGTGGTCGCCAAATGGGTGGTCATTTTATGACACACAGTTTAAACGAAGACGGTAGCTGGAAAAACCTTACTGAGCAAAAAAATTCAAGTGCAGATATCTCTCCTACTGCTGGCCAAATGCCAAGACTACTTGGCCTTGCACAGGCTTCCAAAATTTACAGGCATGTAAAGGGCATTCAAAACTCAGATCAGTTTTCAATAGACGGAAATGAAATCGCTTGGGGAACTATTGGAAATGCAAGCACAAGTGAAGGTCTGTTTTGGGAAACTTTCAATGCCGCTGGTGTGATGCAAGTTCCTATGGTTATAAACGTATGGGATGATGATTATGGGATTTCTGTACATGCTAGAAAACAAACTACCAAAGAAAATATTTCTGAAATCCTTAAAGGTTTTCAAAAAGAAAAAGATACCAATGGGTACGAAATACTCGTTGTTAAAGGTTGGGATTATCCAGCTTTAATTGAAGCCTATCAAAAGGCTGAAAAAATAGCTAGAGAGCAGCATGTTCCTGTTTTAATTCATGTTGTAGAAGTCACTCAACCCCAAGGTCACTCGACTTCAGGATCTCATGAACGTTATAAGAGTGAAGATCGGTTACAATGGGAAAAAGAACACGATTGTAATCTGAAAATGAGAGAATGGATAATTTCTAACGGATTCGCAATAGACGAAGAGTTAATCGACTTAGAAAAATCAATTAAAAAAGACGTTAGAAAAGGAAAGCAAGACGCATGGACTGCCTTTGGTAAAACAGCAAAATCTGAGAATAAGACCGTTATCAGTTTGTTGACAAATCTTGCCAACTCTACAGAAAACAAAAGTTCCGTCATGTCTTTAGTTGAAGAATTAAAAAATAATGATGAGCCATTAAAATCTGTAGTCCTTGCCTCTGCGAGAAAAGCTTTACGCTATGTGAGAAGAGAAGAGACTAGTGCTAAGACTCAATTAATCCAATGGATGGATGATTTTGTTGAGCGAACACAACCTGACTATAGCAGCCATTTATGGAGTGAATATAAAGGTAGAGCTACTCAAATTGAATCTATAGAACCTACCTATGCAGACGATGCAAAGGAAGTTGATGCTAGAATTATTTTACGAGATAATTTTGATAAGATTTTTGAAACACGTCCAGAAACTCTAATCTTCGGAGAAGATTCAGGAGAAATTGGGGATGTCAATCAAGGGCTTGAAGGCTTACAAGAGAAATATGGAGAATTAAGAGTTGCAGATACAGGAATACGTGAAGCCACTATTTTAGGACAAGGTATTGGAATGTCGTTAAGAGGCTTACGTCCTATTGCAGAAATTCAATATTTAGACTATTTGCTATATGCATTACAGATCATGAGTGATGATTTAGCGACTACAGCTTATAGAAGTAAAGGAAAACAAAAATCACCACTTATTGTAAGAACACGTGGACATAGGCTAGAGGGTATATGGCATTCTGGATCACCTATGGGTGGGATTTTAAATCTTATACGTGGAATAAATGTGTTAGTTCCTAGAAATATGACTAAAGCTGCTGGGTTCTATAACACGATGTTGGATAGCGATGAACCGGCACTCATTGTAGAGTGTTTAAATGGTTACAGACTTAAAGAAAAGAGACCTAATAATTTTGGAGAATTTAAGACTCCGGTTGGTGAAGTAGAAACCATTCGCAAGGGGAGAGATATTACGGTTGTCTCTTATGGTTCTACATTGAGAATCATAGAGCAAGCTGCTAAAGAACTAGAAGATGTTGATATTAACATAGAAATAATTGATTGCCAATCCCTTGTTCCTTTTGACCTTAACCATGATATCGTTAAAAGTTTAGAGAATACGAATAGACTATTAGTTGTAGATGAGGATGTTCCAGGTGGTGCTTCAGCTTATATCTTACAACAGATCATAGATGTACAAGATGGATATAGGTTTTTGGACAGCAAACCTCAAACCCTTACGGCTAAGGCTCACAGGCCAGCCTATGGTACCGATGGTGATTATTTTTCAAAACCTTCTACTGAAGATGTTTTTGAAAAAATCTATGCTATTATGAATGAATTTAAGCCTAGTGATTATCCCAAATTGAAATAG